DNA sequence from the Fimbriimonadaceae bacterium genome:
GATCCGATGAGTATCTTTCCAGGAACGGAACGTTATTCAGCGGCTTACTTAAGGCATCTCTTTAAGGCTAAGGAGGCACTTGGGGCAAGGATTGCAAGCCTCCACAACCTTGCTTTTTACGCAAGACTGATGGAGGAGATCCGAAAGGCGATCGAGAACGACGCATGGGCTGAGCTAGAGGAACGGTACGCAAAGGCGTAAGTCGGCTATGAAGTGCGGTGTCTTACTCGTAACACCTTCGCTTCATCCTTCCAGAAAACAAGACCCGACTTTTGGCCGGGCCTTGTGTGTGGATATTCCCCTGGCCCGAAAGGACAGTAGGAAAGCGTTTTACTTAAACACGGGCAACGGAGTGAATTTCTGCCCAAGCACGATTTCGGAGTCTCCGCCAACCCAGTTGTCCAGGGCTGTGGCGTAGACCTCACGGAAGTCGACGTTGTGCTTAAGGTCGCCGTTCTGCAGGTTCACCAAATCCGGCGCTCCTCCATAAAGACCACCTTTGATCTTGTTGCCCACCAGGAACATCAAACCGCCTGCACCGTGATCGGTACCTGCGCTTGCGTTCTCGTAACAGCGTCGTCCGAACTCTGAGAAGACCAGAACGATGACCTTATCGGCTCGCCCGGCTGCTTCCATCTCCTTTTGGAATGCGTTTACGGCGTCGCCAAAGCCCTTCAACAGCCGATCATGGCTTTCCGCTTGCTTCGCGTGAGTATCGAAGCCGCCAGCGCTGAAGTAGACCACTCGGGTGGCGGGGGAAGTCGCCACGATCTGGGCGATCTGCTGGAACCCTCGCCCAAACGGATCGTTGGCGTAAGTCTGCTTTGTCTTGTACGTGGCGAGTTGAACTTTGAGCGCGGCGATCGCATCAAGGGCGGCTTTATTGGCTTGCTGAACGATACGAGCGTTCGAGCCTTGTGCCGCATCAGGACCCTGGATCTGCCGAAGCATGCGTTCCATATCGGGGTCGCCTACCATCGACTGGATGTCGGCGAGGCTTGCAAAGCAGGGGATGCTTGCATTCTTTGCCGAGAGCGAACGTGGCTTTTCGGTAGATAACCCAAGAGCGACTACGGGATTGAGAGGACCGGTAAGGGCTTGCTGGTCAAAGTGTCGGCCAACCCAACCGTATTTTAGCGATAGGTCAGGGCTTGCCGATTGCCAGATATCCATGCTCTTAAAGTGCGAGCGGTTAGGATTTGGGTATCCAACGTTGTCGACGATGGCGACTTTGCCCGCTTTATAAAGCTCTTCCAGCCCGGTCAAGTTGGGGTGAAACCCGACTTCGTTGGAGATCTTCAGCACCTTGTCTTCGGTGATGCCGATGGTCGGGCGTAGTTCGTAATATTTCTTGTTGGCGTATGGAACGACGGTGTTCAGTCCGTCGTTGCCACCCGAGAGCTGACAAACAACCAGCACAGTATCACTTAGGGCTTTGCTGCCCTTAGCCTGCCGTATGACCTCTGCATGGGCGAGGGTGCTAAGCCAACGTGGGGCCGTCAGGCCGATGGCAATCATGCCGCCGACACGGAAAAGGTCTCTTCTCGTTAATAGGTCGCTCATCGCTTTCCCCTCACAGATATCGTCTGGTTAGACAGACGTGCCTGCTGAGTCCAAGTTCAGTAGAAATGGTACATTGAATTTGGCCATGAATGGCAAACAAAGTGCAGCAAGTCTTCCCGCAGCCGCCGTTTTGACGCTACTGACCCTAAGCGTTTTTTATCTGTTGCGTGATTTCGGTCCTGAGAGCGCGGTTAGGAAATTCCATCGTGCTGTCCTCAGCCGCGACTTTGCCAAGGTCCAAGAGTCGATTCGGCCGGAGACAAACCAGGAGTCGCTGGACTTTCTGGCAAGAGGAGTCTGGAACTTTGCCCGTGCCGATGGGCGTTTCCAAATTCGATCCCTCCAGAGAAACACCAACCAAGTCACTGCCGAAGTGGAGTACAGCTTTCCTGATAGATCGCTCGTCGCGACAACACTTTGGTTGGTCGAAAAGGACCAAACCGGTTGGAAGGTCAACGTAAATGCCACCGAAAGACTCTGGAGGGACGGGATGATTCCGTAAAGGAACGCTCGAGTCGGGTTAAATAGGTGTCGGATGCTGCGTGCTGGTCGTCTTAATATTGTTTTGGCTCTTGGATTAGCCAGCGTCATCGTTCTAGCTGTATTGCTAGTCATGACTCGAAGCTCCCCTTCAGTCACCGTTGGCAACTTTCTCACCGCCCTTGCGAAGGCTGATGTCGATCAGCTTGTCGAGTTGAGCCACTACGACGGCGATAAAGCTGAATTACGCAAACAATGGGAGTTTTGTGTGAAGGAGGCGGCCCCCCATGTTCGGTTCGTGTGGACAATGGTTGGGTCGAGGGAGATAAGCGACACAAGCGCCTCCGTCAACATCCTTTGGACAAAAGACTTGGGAAATCAAGGGTATGAAAAACGATACGAAATCCCCTGTGTGAAAGAGGATGGACAGTGGAAAGTAGACATCGTTGCCGTTGCTCGGGACATGTTCCCAGCCCTGCCGCGGTAGGCACGGACAACTCCTTAACCTTTCTCGACGTCATTAATAAGTGAAGTGAACCGTCGTCGAGGCAGACTCCGATTAATCTCAATCCCAAATGGCTATCGCCTTTTTGGTCCGTCACGCCTGTTTCGATGCCTCACCTGGCTGAGTTTTTTGTTCGGAACCGCGCTCTTTGCCGTCGCAGTTGCGATCTGGCGTGATTCCAATTCGGCGGGCTGGCTCGGATTCGACGCCGCGAGCGTCATCTTGGGTGCAATCGGACTCTATCATTGGTCACTTTCCGTTTATTACTTCGCCAACGGTCCAGACCGGATGCTTGGCGAGATCAACCAGAAACGGGTCAAGCTTGACCGGTGCCGAACCTTTGCTGCGGAGAATGTCCAGGCCGTGCTGATCGACGACTTTGGAGATATCGCTTCCATGCTGGGCTTTCGGATCGACGGGAAGGAGATTTTCCTTGGCGAACTCACTGCCGTTGAGGATGTCGGTGACGTCGCTGGGCGTATCGCCGAGCTGCTGGATGTCCCCGTTCTCAGACGCCAACAGGTAGTCTGAACTTCATGCGTAAGAAGGCTGTCGAGACTCGGAAGTATCGGCTGGACATGAATGAGAAGATCCTGAACTCAGGCCACAAAGAGTTCAACAAGTTCTTCGCCCTGGACACCAATGCCTACCAAGAAGGCGCGATCAGCGTCCCGAATAAGGAGTTGATGGGTCTGGTCGGCTCCATGGTTTTGCGCTGCAACGACTGCATCTTCTATCACCTTGATCGCTGTGTTACGGAAGGCTGCTCACGCGAAGAGATACATGAGGCGATGAACATCGCCTTGGTCATCGGCGGCTCGATCGTGATTCCACATCTGCGCTACGCATTCGATGTGCTGGATGAGCTGTTCGCGGAAGGCATGCCACCAGCTCCAAACCTAGTCTGAAGGGCTTGCATAAGCGCTTCGGTGGGGAGACCAACAACGTTGTCGAAAGAGCCTTCAATGCTCGCAATGAAGCCATTTGAGGAGTCTTGCGCCCCATAAGCTCCTGCTTTGTCCATCGGCTCACCTGTGGAGATATAAGACCAAATCTGCTCGTCCACGAGGTCGTTGAAGGTGACTTTGGAGGTGTCGGCAAAAATGTGCTGTCCGCCGGGCCAAAAGAGCGCGATACCAGTGATGACTAAGTGCGTCCGCCCGCTGAGTTGTCTCAGGATACGGTGGGCATCTCCTTCGTCCTCAGGTTTGGCAAGTTGCTCAAACTTGTCTTCCCCAATCGGCAGAGCCACGACGGTATCCCCCCCGATAACGAGGGAATCGGGCCGCTGAGAGAATATAATCCCGGCTTTTGCTGCAGCGAGCGCTTCCGCTGTCGCGAAGGGATCAGAAGTGGTCAGAGCGCCCTCATCCAGGTCGGCGTGTAAGATGTCGAATTCGGTGATAAGCTTATTGAGCAGTTGCTTTCGGCGTGGAGACGCGCTTGCCAGGATGACTGGATAAGGGATTGAGAGCACAAGAAGATTATGTCCGTTCGCACCGTTTGCTTCTTTGGATTCATGCTCGCGACTGGAGTTGCTTCAAGCTTAGTCGTCGAACCTCGTAGGCCAATTCTGGATGGAGTTTTCTATTTGCCTTCAATAAGCGAGGACAGTATCTGCGCAAATTCCGTGAAATTGTTTGCGATCGTAACAACTCTGACTTCCTCGGTATCTACCCAGATTACTGGCGGCTCCCCGCTGTCAAAGGATTTTCGGTAGTCCAGCATGACAGCCGTATGTCCGTCGCCTCCGAGTACGATCCCAGGCGAGGGATAGTCCCATTCTTCAATCATGTAGGCGGAACCGGTGTCACTATCAATCCCGTTCTCATAGCCGATGCCCGATATTGACCTGAAAGAAACCTCACAGGCATTGATCACGAAGAATTCGCCTCTGACGAATCCTCCGTTGACCACGCGGCAGAACTCAAGATAACTGTGGGGTAGTTGGAGTCCTAGCTTTTGCTCAGCAACCGCTATCATTCTGTCGGTAAGAGGAGGTCCGTAATAAGGCTTCAAGTGCTCGATGCTGTTGATGGCGCTCAGTGAGATAGCAAGGTCAAGCGGCTCAATAATCTTTTCAGCAAGCGTTTTCATCTCGACTCTGCTGAAGATAGCTTACTGCGCAAGTAGCATAGATAGGCAAATCTATCCCGACAGCCAAAAACCGGGCCTATCGACCCTGGTGTGGGACCACTGTCCCGAGAGCTGGGACCACTCTTGGGACCCGTTTCAGATTCAATTTCAGAAATTGTTTGCGAAAGGCCAAAAGTCCGATTGCTACCCGTAATTTCACAGGCCACACTTTTCCCAGCGCCTAAAGCGCAAAGAAGGAGAGCTGAAGAACATTGCGATCACGATGGCTTTTTGTTTGAGCTGCTCTGCACTGGTTACAGTGCAGGCAACCCATCAAAAGCCAAACCCTCCGTGTCGATGACGCATTGAGGAGCAAGCTTCGCAAGTGCATCTTCGTTTTGGATGGACGCCCCAGCCGCATTCTGCGGCTGGGCTCGGTTCATCCATATGACCAGGTTTAGGCCCATGGCGCTCGGCACGGAAACCCATGTTGAGCTTTGAATTCGGGCACGACTCATTACCATCAAAAATGCTCGACCCAGAGAATCAACCATGAAAAACACAATGCTCATGATCTGTGCCGTTCTGCCTGCCGTTAGTTTCGGGCAGAATCTGGCGCAGGACAAACCCACGATCCTCACTGACCGACCGGCTTTTACAGACTCGGCAGCAGTCGTTCCACTTCGCTGGCTTCAGATCGAATCCGGCCTGACCTATCAGCGGATCCCAGGGGGCTCTGTCGTAAACGGACCGGAAGCGCTTCTGCGCTACGGATAGTCCCCACGAACCGAACTTCGTGTCGGGCTGCCCGATTACGCTCGCCTCGTCATCTACGGCAATAAGCTGAGCGGATACGGCGATGGCAGTCTCGGATTCAAATTTGAAGCGCCGGAACGAGTGCTCGGCTTCAATGTTGCCGCAACGATTGAGACATCCATCCCAACCCGCGACGAGTTTTCGACGCGAACGTACGATCCCACAGTCAAGGTAGCGTATTCGAGAAGCCTCGGCTCTATGTGGACGCTCTCAGCAATGACC
Encoded proteins:
- a CDS encoding DUF1501 domain-containing protein, whose product is MSDLLTRRDLFRVGGMIAIGLTAPRWLSTLAHAEVIRQAKGSKALSDTVLVVCQLSGGNDGLNTVVPYANKKYYELRPTIGITEDKVLKISNEVGFHPNLTGLEELYKAGKVAIVDNVGYPNPNRSHFKSMDIWQSASPDLSLKYGWVGRHFDQQALTGPLNPVVALGLSTEKPRSLSAKNASIPCFASLADIQSMVGDPDMERMLRQIQGPDAAQGSNARIVQQANKAALDAIAALKVQLATYKTKQTYANDPFGRGFQQIAQIVATSPATRVVYFSAGGFDTHAKQAESHDRLLKGFGDAVNAFQKEMEAAGRADKVIVLVFSEFGRRCYENASAGTDHGAGGLMFLVGNKIKGGLYGGAPDLVNLQNGDLKHNVDFREVYATALDNWVGGDSEIVLGQKFTPLPVFK
- a CDS encoding DUF4878 domain-containing protein — protein: MLRAGRLNIVLALGLASVIVLAVLLVMTRSSPSVTVGNFLTALAKADVDQLVELSHYDGDKAELRKQWEFCVKEAAPHVRFVWTMVGSREISDTSASVNILWTKDLGNQGYEKRYEIPCVKEDGQWKVDIVAVARDMFPALPR
- a CDS encoding carboxymuconolactone decarboxylase family protein, whose protein sequence is MRKKAVETRKYRLDMNEKILNSGHKEFNKFFALDTNAYQEGAISVPNKELMGLVGSMVLRCNDCIFYHLDRCVTEGCSREEIHEAMNIALVIGGSIVIPHLRYAFDVLDELFAEGMPPAPNLV
- the maf gene encoding septum formation protein Maf; its protein translation is MLSIPYPVILASASPRRKQLLNKLITEFDILHADLDEGALTTSDPFATAEALAAAKAGIIFSQRPDSLVIGGDTVVALPIGEDKFEQLAKPEDEGDAHRILRQLSGRTHLVITGIALFWPGGQHIFADTSKVTFNDLVDEQIWSYISTGEPMDKAGAYGAQDSSNGFIASIEGSFDNVVGLPTEALMQALQTRFGAGGMPSANSSSSTSNA
- a CDS encoding SMI1/KNR4 family protein, with amino-acid sequence MKTLAEKIIEPLDLAISLSAINSIEHLKPYYGPPLTDRMIAVAEQKLGLQLPHSYLEFCRVVNGGFVRGEFFVINACEVSFRSISGIGYENGIDSDTGSAYMIEEWDYPSPGIVLGGDGHTAVMLDYRKSFDSGEPPVIWVDTEEVRVVTIANNFTEFAQILSSLIEGK